tccgaggacattccgaggaacaattgagattctcgatcgatcgatgggttacactcatcgatcgatcacaatcttacggcccggtccatcttagtaatcgatcgattcgtttttattcaaaaacgcatcgatcgatgcgtttttaaaaaaacatacaagattttccgaggacattccgaggaacaattgagattctcgatcgatcgatgggttagtctcatcgatcgatcacaatcttacggcccggtccatcttagtaatcgatcgattcgtttttatccaaaaacgcatcgatcgatgcgtttttaaaaaaacatacaagattttccgaggacattccgaggaacaattgagattctcgatcgatcgattcgtttttattcaaaaacgcatcgatcgatgcgtttatttaaaaaaaaatacgttttgaaaccccaaacactaggtcctcggaatttcctcagaatattccgaggaaattctgaggaagaagagggtttcctcggagttccctcggaataatccgaggaaattccgaggaaatagggtttttaaaccgaaaacaacgttttgccgtttgaataacacctatataacccttattaagtgtcttacgttcattatgaagtcaaaaatttgttccttaccgtataattaacacttttccgattgtatgaacgaaatctcgcaacataagacaaacacttataccttttaatgaacggtaaagggaatactttcagttagttttgaaattttttatttcatggtttatgctcatctatacaaagaatcctcaatggtatgcattacaattgtataagaaatgaaatacggcaaaaaaaaattgatgttttgaaaccccaaacactagttcctcggtatttcctcggtatttccttggaatattccgaggaaattccgacggatattttactatacgtcggaatgtcctcggaatattttcattttaccgggcaaatatttcgcgaaaattgaaactagaattccgacggaattccgacggataatgtccgtcggaccctaggttttataaccacgagccacttcttcttccccttttctttctttttcctctgcgcgactcctctcttttttctccggcgatttccccctgaaatccgacgatatctccggcgatctcccccttttcttacacaaatcatgtaaggaccctatcccactctcttatgttctatttgttaggtttttgtgtagttttgatagatttttgttagggtgattggttaggattgtgatttggttgtataataggtttagaattgtgatttggttgaatgatttgttttgttgaattgatttagaatttttttataattttttttttgtatttataaaatcgatttttgtatataaaatcgatttttgtattttacaaaacaatttttctatataaattcaattttttggactttacaaaaaaaaaattctatataaattcgattttttggattttacaaaacattttaaatatctataaaactttttttgtgattaaaaactattatttgggatttaaaaatatttttaatatatatatattattaaaactatttttttgtaattattaaactatttttatttattacaactattttttgtttattagaacttttttatatatttattaaaaaattaaatatatataaatctttttttgtgattaaattatttgggatttttttttaaaaaaaaattaatttatatatttctgtatttattaaatatattttttaaatttacaggtctcatgatgatcagacccggcctcgacagcgtcgtggtcgtggtggtacggggagccagtctcgggattccatccattttcaggattccccttcgccccacagctccaaccatacatctccctctgctgcacccgctcctgctcctctcgctcccgctgctgcatccgctcctgttcctccgggtcctccgggagtgatgcgtgttgcggagttggttcaacagcccggtcgtgaccatcttccgtatctcactccgtatccacatggacggggtcaaacatggtaattaaacatttttttttctttaaatttggattcattattaactgtttgttcttttaataaggttcaaccgatccgggaacgggatcagcgcatggatcaaccgtatgatgtactcggctctcgacagtggacatccgactttcactcacttcccaaccgacaagcaggttctgtggtttcgtcagtttgcggtaagtattctaattttttacttatatttttaatctttaatataaattttctactacttgtgtttttttttcagcaagagttcaactggaattccgatgagacgctctttatctatcaccacttcgtccataaagtaatggacaactatggaaagcagatccacgagtggaagaagaagtgggaaatcaataaagttcgatttaatttattaaaccattttttaatttattaaactattttttaatttattaaacttttttttttttttattaaaaggtcccaaagtcgatgaacgacacggtctggaaggagttgtgtgcgcattgggataaggaagagacgaaagaaacttcttccaccaactccaccaaccgcaggagcgaccgtaaagggaagggcatctacaagcataacttgggtgctcaatctattgccactctcggagatcgcatggtaagttcaaccgttttttcttcaattatttgagtttcagaatttaaatttattgtgcatttcttctaatttctaatgtttctttaatttatgttttttttcaaggcggaagaaaatgatggcgagccggttgatgatctcgccctaatgaggagggcgtataccaacaagaagaccggccagattgatgacggtcttgtgagggacgtggtcgacctggtccaaactcaggtggtagacgaagtgtctcagcttcaaaccgaggatgacgcttcgacggcttcgaccaacttgtcccggtttcgaatcaacgaaatcgttgaatccgtaagttctttgtttttaaaagttcaattcatttatttcttggtttaaatttctaaatttggcttttttctattcagtcggttccaaagaagaagggacgtttggtcggtttgggtcgtcgcacccggtcggttcccccttcttctgcaccaccgccctttgttgatccagaagtacttacggcccagttgaaggacaaagatgatcgtatatctttgttggagacccagatggcggctcaacaggcgggctatgaggcacagaggaggctgaaccagcaaatgatggagatgatgccgaggatgtacccgaacgaggtgttcccggacgtgccagacccgtagtttttttttttccacaaactcggaatgttttatttttatttgtgaaactttgaatattaattaatatgatttcaattttacttttaatttcatattttcgaatttaaatttcataaatttaaatttcataaattttattttttaaaaattatatttttaattatatttttcactatatcgatcgatgcatttttgaacaaaaacgcatcgatcgatgcgttttttaaaaaacgttcgggctataccgagggacaggttcctctgtttattccgaggaaccagttccctcggtatattctgagggacaagttccctcggaatataccgagggaaaagttcctcggaataaactgAGGAAAaggtccgtcggtatactcctatcgatcgatgtatatatgtccaaaaacacatcgatcgatgaacttccgaggaattataccgacgaagttctccctcggtatattccgaggacatttccgacaaactgaagatcctcggaatttcctcggaaatttatttcctcggaattccgtcggaaaattccgagggatttccgaggaaaaaagaaattccgaggaattatttccgacggcctgtttcgtcggtatgtcgtcggaataacgttattccgacgaaattccgacgattttttcacTCAGAATCcctgatgttttcttgtagtgtcaccATAATCCGATAATCATTGCAGTTGGGAAAGATATTGCTATGGAAGGTGGTATCTGTCAGCACAAAGAAAATAGTTGGGGTAATGTATCCGGATCATGATTTGTTTGAtcggtttttttttcttttaactggattttttatttggattctATAGTGGTATCTGTCAGCGGAGAATCCAATGTTCTTggttggaattttttttttggtattatgGAAAATATATCTGGATCATGATATATTTGATTCGTTTCTTTTACTTTTAACATGTTTTTTGGTATTATGacaaatattgaaaatatataaactgaaTACTACAAACTTAAAAATGTATCatgttatattaataaatacacAGAATTGCATGATGATTATAACATAGCTTTATCATATGATGTTAGGGCCAATATCGTCGGATCATACATAATAAATAACCACATATGCAAATACTTTCAAATTCTGCATACATTTGCAATTACCAATTGAAATTTGTATATTCACCTAAATGACtcaaataaaaaactataaGGCATACAAACtatgtatttataataattaactaactcaaaaaatcaaaatagtaTAAGCTCTCAACTCCTTTGTTCACAAGGACCATTAGACATACAAAAACTATGTATTTGTTGTTAACTATCCAAAATAAAATCTTCTGTTAGCTTGTTAACTATTTTCGGCAAGTGACTATTTTTAGCAAAAACTctcgttttcttttcttttattttcctcAGAAGAACGCGGTGAAACCTGTAACGTGCCAAACAAGAAAGACATTTATAGTATTTACACAAACAGATTTAGATGCAAAGGGttgaagaaagagaaaaaatcaaaaaaggaaaaaaaaaagaaaaaagaaaaaggagaaagaaagtATCGTTCGGAAGAGGGGAGTCTCAggagaaaaaacaaaagagataaGTTTTTTTCCGGTGACAGTGTGTGTCGGCTTCTCTGAAGCTCCCTTCTGTTGTTTCAATCTTTCTCCGTTCTCTCTACTGAATGCCTTCATCAGGGTTTGTTTGATTTTACAATACCTTCTCCCTCAAGCAATCATTCTCTTCTTGTTGTTTTCTTAGGGTTTCCTTGTGATTATATTGCAGAAAATTGCGGTGATTCACACATAGGCACAATGGATTCAAGCGAAGCAAAGGACACACCATCTTGTGACTGTATAAAACGAGTTCTTTAGTTGTGTATATAAAAATTAGGTTTTGGTATGAATTGCTTGGCTACGACCTTAATCATCACCTGCAAGACTACATTGATCTCTGATATGGCCGTGGCTATTGATCCATTCAGTGACCAGTTCCCTTACTTCAACCGATCCTCACAAAGATGCAGACTCTTATCCCTAACCAACCTCGACTTCAACTTCCTCGGATCTAGCCTGGCGCAATCCTTAAATGGAATGTCTCAAGATGACAACATCCATAGAAGCGTCTCCTCTCCTTGCTTCTCCATAGCTGCCTCTGCTAATATGGAGGAAGATAAGAAAGCAACCGGTGCTCCACGGATTGAGATTCTTGGTGGACAGAGTGTTCCCACTGTCCGTGCTCTTGTGGCTGAGGTGACAATGGCTATTGTATCTGGAGCTCAGCCTTTGCTTTTACCAAGTGGCTTGGGAGGTGCTTATCTTCTCCAAACCGGTAAAGGTCATAACATAGCTGTGGCTAAACCGGTTGATGAGGAGCCTTTGGCCTTGAACAATCCTAAAAAGTCTGGAAGTTTGATGCTAGGGCAACCGGGAATGAAACATTCTATCCCTGTTGGTGAAACTGGTATCAGAGAGTTAGCTGCTTACCTTCTTGATTACCAAGGCTTCTCTAATGTTCCACCAACAGCTTTGGTTAGCATCTCACATGTTCCGTTTCACGTCAGCGacgccttctccttctcctcgtTTCCCTATAAGGTTGCTTCCTTGCAGCGGTTTGTGTGTCATGATTTTGATGCTGGAGAGTTAGGTCCAGGAAGCTTTACGGTTACCTCGGTTCATAGGATTGGGATACTTGATGTGAGAGTCTTGAACCTTGACAGGCATGCTGGGAACATGCTGGTGAAGAGCTGTGACCAGGACAAGCGTTATAACCGAGTTGGGACAGCTGAGCTTGTGCCTATAGATCATGGTCTCTGCCTCCCTGAATGCCTAGATGATCCTTACTTTGAGTGGCTAAACTGGCCTCAAGCTTTGGTTCCATTCACCGACACTGAGCTGCAGTATATATCCGATCTGGACCCTTTCAAAGACGCGGAGCTTCTGAGAAATGAACTACAGTCTTTGCCTGAATCTGCTATAAGGGTCCTCATTGTCTGCACGGTTTTCTTGAAACAAGCAGCAGCTGCAGGGCTCTGTCTTGCAGAGATAGGTGAGAAGATGACAAGGGATTTCTATAGAGGTGAAGATAGTTTCAGTCTGTTGGAGACACTCTGCACCAAAGCGAAAGCAACTGTAGTAGTTGACAAAGGAAATGAAGTGAACGCGGAGCTCGAATGTGAAGTGGAGATAACAGAGGTCTTTCATGTATCTAAACCACCTTTGGCTCCAAAAGGGCCACGTGCAAACTCCATACCTGCTTCGATGTTGTCCTCACAAAGCCAGCGGGTTACTGTGAatgcaaaagaaaagaagagaggagGCACCATGAGGAGAAGGAGCCCACCGATGCGTGTGAACCATGCTGAATCAGAAGGTGTGTCTTTCGGGGACATGACAACAGTCGAATGGGACATGTTCCTGCAGAGCTTCCAGACACTTTTGCAAGATGCACTGAGCAAAGGGTCAGTGCCAAAATTAggaaaacaataataaataaaaaaagacagGAAAACAACTAACCAAAGAGATGAAATCTCAGGAGGTTAAATCTTATAGAGGTAACAAGTGTGCATTACTGCCAAGATGACCATAGTGCAGGGCTGTAGGCTAACTATTAATACCTTAGAAAGCATATGGATTCTGAGACGAGCATACTCAAGCCGTCCAACTCCATTATactcttatttttcttctttctcatccCTTATTGTATTACACTATTCTGAAACATCAAGTAccataaatttctaaataaaaaacacacAATCAATTGTAATAAAACTGATGTAATCAGGAATATATGCACTCAAGTTTCCCAGTGCTTTACATGTTCATATATTCCTCTAATGAAAGAATTACACTTTGTACTGGTTGTTCTCAAGTTtcatgaaaaataatttatacgtAAGGAAGTTGCAGCTAATACTGTGTAAGAACTGGCTACTAGTAAATCCTTTCAGCTGTAGAAACTGGTCTCAGGAAGACAACAATGACTGTAATGTTATCACCACTACCACGTGCTGCAGCCTCGGTTGCTAATCTCTTGGAACACATTGAAGGTTCTTTTACAGTATCTCTGATTATACCAATAACTTCCTCATCGTTCATAACATCCCAGAGCCCGTCGCTCGCCATTACCTAACCAAGTCTTACCTGTTATTTCTCCCAACTGACGAGCAAACAACCCAAAATATCATAACAAAATGTTACCAGGAACTCATCGTCAGGTGATAGAATGGTCTCACTAATCTCTGGTTCTGCCGTTACAGCTGGCTTTAGGTCATCATCTCCTATGGACCGGGTAACCTGTTACAAAGAAGGATAAACTGAATCGCCTACGATGGACTAACTTCATGTTCCTTTAATGTTGATATTGTTTTAAGCAAATATGTGAAATACATAAGGGGCAAACCTGAAGACCAGCAGGAGCAACTCTCCATGTGTCAACCAGCCATTCAATACGTCCACCTTCTCCAATCACACGATTTCTTTCTTCAATGCAGGTTGCAAGATGTGCCTGATAACATACGCCAGAGATGAGTTAGTGGTAAACGGCAATAAATTACCACACTTCAGTAATGATAAGTCCTATCTCACCTTACTTAGAGCAAAAGGGCTGCCGGCACGGCATAAAATAGCCCTAGAGTCACCAACATTCGCAACGAAAATCTTATTGTCCACTAGGAGAGACGCTATAGCGGTACAACCAGGATGGCAGTCTTTCTGACTCACTCTGTTTGACTGACGATGGGACTGAAGTTCGTTTCTGAAAGCTAAATCAGTCCTGACAAATGCTTGTGACAGTGCCTCTTCAACGCTGAAATGAAACATTGGAATGAGTTTTTGAACAAAACAAGCTGAAGAGTAAGTCAGAAAAGTTTGAGCTGAGCATTGACCTTGTGGAAGATAAGCTTTGAATTAATCCTGGCAAAGCTTTAGCAGAAAATTCAGCAGCTGCAGCACCTGCATGTCATTAGGGTGCTATTATAAACACTATCTGACGAATAACTAACGAATTTTGAACAAAGGTGTGTAAAATGATGGATGTTTGATGCATGCTGAGTTTAAAATGGTTGTTAGTATACCTCTGTGACCATCAAAGATAGCAAATAAGTGGATGTTTTCTTCATTACACATGTGGGGCATGAGGAAGTGTGTATCTTCCATGGATTCTCTTTTTCCACATGTTGCAAAAGACCCACAAGAAACTATAGGGACATATCTTGAAGAGTCATCTGTTGAACTCGACCACGATTTCAGATCA
This region of Brassica napus cultivar Da-Ae chromosome C5, Da-Ae, whole genome shotgun sequence genomic DNA includes:
- the LOC106352766 gene encoding phosphatidylinositol 4-kinase gamma 1-like, producing the protein MNCLATTLIITCKTTLISDMAVAIDPFSDQFPYFNRSSQRCRLLSLTNLDFNFLGSSLAQSLNGMSQDDNIHRSVSSPCFSIAASANMEEDKKATGAPRIEILGGQSVPTVRALVAEVTMAIVSGAQPLLLPSGLGGAYLLQTGKGHNIAVAKPVDEEPLALNNPKKSGSLMLGQPGMKHSIPVGETGIRELAAYLLDYQGFSNVPPTALVSISHVPFHVSDAFSFSSFPYKVASLQRFVCHDFDAGELGPGSFTVTSVHRIGILDVRVLNLDRHAGNMLVKSCDQDKRYNRVGTAELVPIDHGLCLPECLDDPYFEWLNWPQALVPFTDTELQYISDLDPFKDAELLRNELQSLPESAIRVLIVCTVFLKQAAAAGLCLAEIGEKMTRDFYRGEDSFSLLETLCTKAKATVVVDKGNEVNAELECEVEITEVFHVSKPPLAPKGPRANSIPASMLSSQSQRVTVNAKEKKRGGTMRRRSPPMRVNHAESEGVSFGDMTTVEWDMFLQSFQTLLQDALSKGSVPKLGKQ